The genomic DNA GCGAGGACGAACGGGAAGGTGGCGTCGGGCTTGTTGAGGTGGAAGACGACCTCGCGGGCGCCGGTCACCTGCACCCGGTCGAGGCTGCCCAGCAGGCCCGCCGGGCCGCTCGACACGTTGATCTGCCGGATCCGGTCGATGGAGTGCTTGACGGCCTGCGCGTCGAGGGTGTCGCCGTCGGCGAACTTCATGCCCGTGCGGAGTTCGCAGCGGTACGTCGTGTTCGAACCGTCCGTGAAACGGCAGCTCTTGGCCGCGTCCGGCTCGGGCGCGGTCGCGCCGGAGGGATAGGCGAGCAGCGTCTGGTAGATGTTGCGGAACAGCTCCCAGGAGCCGTCCCAGGAGGCGGCCGGATCGAGTGTGCTGGGGGCGCTGGTGGTCCCGACGACGATGGCTCCCCGGTCGTCGGAATTCCCGTCCGAGAACACACCGCATCCGGCCACCAGGGATATCGAGGCGATCGCCGCGCCTGCCCGCAGGCCTCGGTTCCGGTTGAACACACGCACGCTCCTCGATCCGCCGTACCAAGGGTCGGCAGACCGTACCGCAGTTCCCCGGCCGGAAAAGCTGGTTCGGACGAGGCTGTTGAGCAGCGATTTTATGACGACGTTGTCATTCGGCTGTGCGCGTTTTATGTCCTGACACGGGCGCCGATTCCGTCAAGGGAACAGCAAAGAGATCGGCGCCCGGGCGGATCGGTCAGCCCACTCCGGCGTTCAGGAGGATGCCTCCGTCGACGACGAGGGTCTGGCCGGTGATCCAGTCGGACTGGTCCGAGGTCAGGAAGGCGGCGGCGCCGCCGATGTCGGACGGCACGCCGAGCCGGGCCATCGGGTAGGAGGCGGCGGCCTCCGCCTCGCGGCCCTCGTACAGGGCGGCGGCGAACTTGGTCTTCACGACCGCCGGGGCGATCGAGTTGACCCGTACGCCGGGCGCGAACTCGTGCGCCAACTGGAGCGTCAGGTTGATCATCGCGGCCTTGCTGACGCCGTACGCGCCGATGAACGGCGAGGCGGAGACCCCCGCGAGGGAGGCGATGTTGACGATGGCGCCGCCGTTGTCCTTCTGCCAGGCGTGCCAGGTCTTCTGGGCGAAGCCGAGCGCCGAGATGACGTTGGTCTCGAAGACCTTGCGGGCGACGTTGAGGTCGAGGTCGGCGATCGGGCCGAACACCGGGTTCGTACCGGCGTTGTTGACCAGGAAGTCGATCCGGCCGAAGGCCTCCATCGTGCGCTCGACGACGACGGCCTGGTGGGCCTCGTCGTGGGCCTTGCCGGCGACGCCGATGACGCGCTCGGCGCCGAGCGTCTCGACGGCCTCCTTGAGGGCGTCCTCGCTGCGGCCGGTGATGCAGACCCGGTCGCCGCGGGCGAGCAGCGCCTCGGCGACGCCGTAGCCGATGCCGCGGCTGGCGCCGGTGATGACGGCGACCTTGCCGGAGAGTTCAGGCAGTTCAGTCATTGTTTTCCTGCGTTCCCGTGTTCCCGTGTTCCCTAGTTGAGCGGTCCGCCGGCGACGTACAGCACCTGGCCGGAGACGAAACCGGCCGCCTCGTTCGTGAAGAAGGCGACGGCGTTGGCGATGTCGTCGGGCTCGCCGACGCGCTGCACCGGGATCTGGGTGGCGGCCGCGGCCTTGAAGTCGTCGAAGCCCATGCCGACGCGGGCGGCGGTCGCGGCGGTCATGTCGGTGGCGATGAAGCCGGGGGCGACGGCGTTGGCCGTGACGCCGAACTTGCCGAGCTCGATGGCGAGGGTCTTGGTGAAGCCCTGCAGACCGGCCTTGGCGGCGGAGTAGTTGGCCTGGCCGCGGTTGCCGAGGGCGGAGGACGAGGAGAGGTTGACGATCCGGCCGAAGCCCGCGTCGACCATGTGCTTCTGGACGGCCTTGGTCATCAGGAACGAGCCGCGCAGGTGCACGCCGAGGACGGTGTCCCAGTCGGCGACGCTCATCTTGAAGAGCAGGTTGTCGCGGAGCACGCCCGCGTTGTTGACGAGAATCGTCGGCGCGCCGAGCTCGGCGACGATCCGCGTGATCGCGGCCTCGACCTGCGCCTCGTCGGAGACGTCGGCGCCGACCGCGAGGGCCTTGCCGCCGGCCGCGGTGATCTTCTCCACGGTGTCCTTGCAGGCGGCCTCGTCGAGGTCGATCACGGCGACCGCACGGCCCTCGGCCGCGAGGCGTACGGCGGTGGCGGCGCCGATGCCCCGCGCCCCGCCGGTGACAATCGCGACCCGCTGCTCAGTGGTGGACATTCCTGGTTCTCCTCGCCCTTGAGAGACTCTCGGCCCTTGAAACCGCGGCCCGCCGGTGAGCGACCGCTTAGTACCTTCGCCAGACGTGACGCTAGAAGCCCTGGCACTCGGTGTCAACGTGCGCGCCGCCGGGTGTGATCCATTACCTCACCAGCAGGTCCAGCAGGCGCTCCGCCTCGGCCGCGGGATCGACGGTGAGACCGGTGTGCACGGGCCCCGGCTGCACCACCGTGGACCGCGGCGCGATCAGCCACCGGAACCGCCGCCCGGCATCGTCCCGCGCCGCCTGACCTGCCGCCTCACCGCCCGCACACACACCTTCCACGGCGCCCAGCGCGGCCCGGATCCCGGCCACGTCGGCGTCCGGGTCGAGCGCGAGCAGCCTCGCCTCGTCCAGATGGGTGCGGGCGCCGACGTAGGACTGGGCGCGGCAGTAGACGAGCACCCCCGCGTTGATCTGCTCGCCGCGCTCGACGCGGGGGACGACGCGCAGGAGGGCGTACTCGAAGACGTCCCGTTCGTTGGCCTCGCTGGGCCGGATGATGTGGCGCTCGGTCACTGGTCCCTCTTGATGCGGTCGTGGATGACGGCGGCGCGGGCGAGGAGGGGCGCCGCGTAGGCCCGGCGGAGGTCGTCGGGGGTGTCGAAGCCGGGTTCGCCGGTCAGCCAGGCGTCGGGGATCTCGGCGGTGACCTCGGCGAGGAGTCCCTCGGTGACGCGCGGCGCCAGGTCCCCGGCGGCGGTCGCGAGGTCGGGGCCGAAGCGGGCGAGGGCGTGGTCGGCGGCGTCGTAGGGGCGGGCCGCGGAGGTCTGGGCGCCGGGCCAGTTGTGGTGCCAGATCATGGTGGCGCCGTGGTCGATGAGCCACAGATCGCCGTGCCACATCAGCAGGTTGGGGTTGCGCCAGGAGCGGTCCACGTTGTTGACCAGCGCGTCGAACCAGACGATCCGGCCGGCCTCCTCGGGGCTCACCGTGAACGCGAGCGGGTCGAAGCCGAGCGCGCCGGACAGGAAGTCCATGCCGAGGTTGCCGCCGCCGCTGGACTTCAGCAACTCCTGGACCTGCTGGTCGGGTTCGCCCAGGCCGAGCACGGGGTCGAGGTCGAGGGTCACCAGCCGGGGCACCCTGAAGCCCAGCCGACGGGCCAACTCCCCCACCACCACCTCGGCGACGAGCGTCTTGCGGCCCTGCCCCGCGCCGCTGAACTTCATGACGTACGTCCCGAGGTCGTCCCCCTCGACGAGCCCCGGCAGCGAACCGCCCTCCCGCAGGGGTGTGATGTAGCGGGTCGCGATGACTTCCTTCATGAAGCGAGCATAGTAATCGAGCGTGATCACCGGCCGCGGGTGAGTCCGATGCTCCGTGACGGGAGTGCGGCGAGGGCGAGCCCGCCGCACTCCCGTCACAAGAGCTGCCCGACCGCGCCTAGCCGGCGGCGAGCGCGGCCAACTCCCGGTCCACGGCGTCCTGGTGGGCCCGGGCGTCCTCGCGGGCCTTCTTCGGGCTCCAGCGGCCGGCCATCACGAACACGAAGGGCAGGAAGAGGACCTGCCCGCCCACACAGATCCACCACCAGGTACGCCACTCCCCGGGACCGTCCTTGACGGCCTTCTGCACCTTCGGCCCGTACTCGTTGAGCACCTTGAGCTGCGGCTGCGCCTTCTGTACGACGGCCAGGTCGGCGGCGCCGACCTCCTTGACCGCCTGGGCGGCCAGGGCGGGGGGTGTCGTGGTCGGCGTGTACTTGCCCAGTTCGGCGAAGAGTTGGGGAT from Streptomyces sp. NBC_01478 includes the following:
- a CDS encoding DUF3037 domain-containing protein; protein product: MTERHIIRPSEANERDVFEYALLRVVPRVERGEQINAGVLVYCRAQSYVGARTHLDEARLLALDPDADVAGIRAALGAVEGVCAGGEAAGQAARDDAGRRFRWLIAPRSTVVQPGPVHTGLTVDPAAEAERLLDLLVR
- a CDS encoding HipA family kinase, with protein sequence MKEVIATRYITPLREGGSLPGLVEGDDLGTYVMKFSGAGQGRKTLVAEVVVGELARRLGFRVPRLVTLDLDPVLGLGEPDQQVQELLKSSGGGNLGMDFLSGALGFDPLAFTVSPEEAGRIVWFDALVNNVDRSWRNPNLLMWHGDLWLIDHGATMIWHHNWPGAQTSAARPYDAADHALARFGPDLATAAGDLAPRVTEGLLAEVTAEIPDAWLTGEPGFDTPDDLRRAYAAPLLARAAVIHDRIKRDQ
- the fabG gene encoding 3-oxoacyl-ACP reductase FabG; this encodes MSTTEQRVAIVTGGARGIGAATAVRLAAEGRAVAVIDLDEAACKDTVEKITAAGGKALAVGADVSDEAQVEAAITRIVAELGAPTILVNNAGVLRDNLLFKMSVADWDTVLGVHLRGSFLMTKAVQKHMVDAGFGRIVNLSSSSALGNRGQANYSAAKAGLQGFTKTLAIELGKFGVTANAVAPGFIATDMTAATAARVGMGFDDFKAAAATQIPVQRVGEPDDIANAVAFFTNEAAGFVSGQVLYVAGGPLN
- a CDS encoding SDR family oxidoreductase, which encodes MTELPELSGKVAVITGASRGIGYGVAEALLARGDRVCITGRSEDALKEAVETLGAERVIGVAGKAHDEAHQAVVVERTMEAFGRIDFLVNNAGTNPVFGPIADLDLNVARKVFETNVISALGFAQKTWHAWQKDNGGAIVNIASLAGVSASPFIGAYGVSKAAMINLTLQLAHEFAPGVRVNSIAPAVVKTKFAAALYEGREAEAAASYPMARLGVPSDIGGAAAFLTSDQSDWITGQTLVVDGGILLNAGVG